In the genome of Yarrowia lipolytica chromosome 1B, complete sequence, the window TACGGACCTACAGATGTGATCAACAGTCTGGATCTGGGAGATTCCCTGGAAGAGTTCCTTCGAAAAATGTTCATGCCTTCTCCCAAGAAACGTCTTTCTGCATTTGAGCTCTTGCCTTGTGAATTCCTTCGAACTGGTGTCGACTCGCCAGTGAAGTTGGCGTGTGCTTCCAGCAGTGGTGGAAAACGAGGTCGAGGAAGAAGCATGTCTACGGATGGACGACCTCACCGGGATTCCATGAGTGGTCTTTCCATGTCTCGATATGCTCAGGACTTCGAGGAAACGGTTTTGTTAGGACGAGGTGGCTATGGTGTCGTTGTGAAGGCTCGCAACAAGTTGGATGGCCGTTTCTACGCCATCAAGCGAGTTCAACATACAGCAGACAAGTTGACTTCCATTCTAACAGAGGTCATGCTGCTGTCTCGTCTCAATAATCAGTACGTGGTTCGATACTTTGCTGCGTGGTTGGAAGAGTCCTACGACTATCAGGATGAGTCTGCCATCGAGGACTACGATtcagaggaggagtggagcGAAAGTGTTTCTAGAGTTGAAACATCTGTCAGCGCGTTTCCTGCCCGTCTCAACGGCTCATACGACCAAGATACGTTTGACGAGCTCTCCATGAACGCCTCGGTGGacttcatctccaactcccTGCATCGAGAGTATCCTGAGATTGAATTCGGAGTCAGTTCAGAGGATGATGAAGACCGCGAGAGTGACGATAGCGACAGCGAAGACGAGACTTCTTCGGGGAGCGTATCAACATCTTCTCCCATCAACAGCAGACACAAAACTACCGTCAAGACTCTCGTTGGAAAGGCTGCTCTGGCTGAGCTGCGTGACTCTCCTCGACACAAGCAAGACAAGTCTCTGGTAAAATCCACCCTATTCATTCAAATGGAATATTGTGAGAAGCACACTTTGGCGGATTTGATCAAGCAGAACCTCTCATCTAAACCTGAAGACTGCTGGCGATTGTTTGGCCAGATTCTTGATGCTCTGAGCCACATTCATTCTCAGGGCATCATCCATCGAGATCTCAAGCCTATGAACATTTTCATTGACTCATCTGGTAATGTCAAGGTCGGAGATTTTGGACTGGCCAAGAATATCCATACTGGAACTTCTCTGGTTGGTGCCGGTGCAGGAACTGGTGGGAGCTCGTCTCAGTACACAGGTGAGGATATGACAGGCGACATCGGTACTACGCTGTACGTCGCCAATGAGGTATTAGCCACAGGCGGGGAGGCCAATTACAACGAGAAAGTTGACATGTACTCTTTGGGTATCATCTTTTTCGAGATGGTGTTCCCCATGAACACTGCGATGGAGCGTGTCTACATTCTTCGAGACTTGCGCAACCCTAAGGTCATCTTCCCTCCAGCGTTTGAGGCTTCTAAGTACAACGAACCTCGTAAGATCATTCGAAGCTTGCTCGACCATGACCCCAGCAAGAGACCTTCTGCCCAACAACTCTTGGCCTCAGGCATTTTGCCGATTCCTAATAAGGACAAGACtatcaaggaggtgattcGAAGCTTGGTAGACCCCTCGCCCAGTTCGCCATGGCTTTCTCAAGTGTGTCGGGCTCTGTTCTCACGACCTCTCAAGACAGCGCAGGTGTTTCTTTACGACCGTGCAATCGCTGGTGAGGGCAGTAAATCGGACTCTCGCGattctcttctccaggcTCAGATGATTGAGCAAATCGAGGCAACTTTCAGAAACCACGGTGCCATCAAGGTCAACAATCGACCATTGCTATTTCCGAAGTCTCTCATATACAAGTCCCCAAATGTGGTGTCAGTACTCGATCAAGCGGGTACAATTCTTCAGTTGCCCTTCGACCTGACACTCCCTCATGCTCGAATGCTTGCCAAGGGTCAGACTTACTACCATAAGTCTTTCTGCTGTGATTATGTCTATCGAGCAGATGAGAACAATGTCGTTAGCCATCCCCGCCGGTTTGGAGAGATTGACTTTGACATTGTAACCCAGGATTCTACGGACTTGCCTCTGTATGACGCCGAGGCTATCCGAGTACTCGACCAGGTGATCCAGTTGTTCCCATCTTTTAAAAACAACAACGTCGTCATTTACATTAACCATTGGGATATCCTGCAGACTATTTTGGATTCATGTCGTATTGGGCAAGCCCAGAGAGCTGTTGCTCTTCGGCTTCTGGACGAGACCGGACAGGCCCCTGCTCGCCAGGTTGTCAAGGAAGAGCTTCGAACCAAGTACTCTGTCGGTGCCACCGCTTTGGATGATTTGGAATCATTTGGATTCCGAGACGACATCGACAAGGCCGAACAACGTCTTCGTAAGATGATCGAGGGCAGCGAGCATACCACTCGGCTGACAGAGTCATTCTTGTGGATTCGAAAGGTTTCTACCTATCTGAAACGTTTTGGCTGTACCCGTCGTGTCTACGTTGCTCCATTGAGTAATTACAACGAGGACTTCTACCGCAGCGGTCTGATGTTTCAGGCTGTCGTTGAGGATACCGCTCCACAGAAGCGCACGTCCATTCTAGCTGTTGGTGGACGATATGACCGACTGATTACTCGGTTCAGACACGAGTCATTGGATCGAGGAGTTCCCCGCACGCATGCTGTCGGCTTCAACCTTGCTTGGGAATCAATCTTCGACTCCATGAAGGCCTACAGAGATGCCTTGATGAAAAAgcaaaagaagaagggcacGGTTCAGGTTCTCAGCACATCCACTTCGTCATCTGCTCTCGAGTTGCAACGTTGGTACCCCTCTCGTTGTGATGCTCTCGTTACGTCCTTCAATAGTAACACATTGCGCACTGTTTGTCTAGATGTTTTGAAGGACTTGTGGGGAGCAGGTATTCGAGCTGACTTGTGCCGAGATTGTTCATCATCGGAGGAACTTGTTGCGCGGGCTCAGAGTGAAGGTATCAATTGgatcatcatcgtcaagCAGCATAGTGGCTACTCTTCTGCTGCGGCCGCGTACAAGCCCCTTCGTGTCAAGAATGTTGCGCGGAACGACGACACTGATATTGATAGAGATGGAATCGTCGGTCATATGATGACTGAGTTGAATGAGCGGGGTGGATCTTACAGCAACACAAACGCCCTGGCACCCccttctctgtctgtgcCTCACGACCCATCGCCTCCAGCTTCCATTGTGGATACTAGCGATATCTatgccaccaacaaggTGTCTGTGATCACGAATGAGTGGAACAAGAGTAAGTCCTCCAAGAGAACCAACCAGTGgaacgacgaggaggaacgTGCGTTGAGACACACGCGTTCGCTGGTACACGACATCCAGGAGGCTCCCATTTTCACAATCGATGTCAAGGAAGATATACTTGACGCCATTTCTGTGACTTCTCTGGCATCGTTTGATGAATGGCGTCGAAAGGTGATTGGTATCCAGCCTTCACATAAGCCTTACCTGGCAAAGATCTACAACCAGCTGGTCAAGCTGAAGGAAACACGATCTACGGCTTTACTGTATTCACCTAAAGCAGACAAGTTGATTCTTTACAATCTGAGGAAGTGATTCTTCATCTAACATACAAATAGCACGCAATAACTAACAAATGAATTATGACAATGAAAATATATTcccttgtacaagtacaagaaaTACTGATACCTCTGTAACCTTATCAACGGTTATCACCGAGCGATTATGCAAAAGGGAAGTCTATTTATTTGCAGAGCATAGACAACAAAAGACTCTTCACAGGTGGGTTTTGGCACAAGAGCTAAGCGAATGAAGTGGATTCTTGTGTCTATGTGTGCCTTTAATTAATGGGTAGTATCTTTCATTTTATGTTCCAGACAGGTTGGAATTTCCTCATGCATCTAACGCTGCCCCATGACTTGTGAAAGCATTTAAATGTGCAATGACTGCTGCTTCTACTGTCTATATGgtgtagctacagtattgtaaGTTATAATCAACAGTGATTTGTGATTCACTGTACTCTTTATATACCTACAATATtgttctacttgtagttggccTTGTGGCGTTTCTTTCTACAAGTGGAATATGtcttactgtagctacagtaaatGTATGCTTAAAATAGAGGTGGAAGGACGTGGTGCACAGAGACCCTCTATCACAGTGTACGGCTTCGTAGTGATCGAGTATttctctacttgtaatatCGTTGTATCGCATATTCTACTCAATTCCATGttcatccttcttcttgacagggttagggttgtGATGCGACCGATGACGGATATTCCGAAACAAGCCCGATAGAGTGTAAAACCTATCGTGTGAGCGACATAGTTACAGTATCTACAAGAGACGGGGAATATTGGGAGTGAGTTATGTGTAATTTCTCATGTCGCTTACCTCTAAAAG includes:
- a CDS encoding uncharacterized protein (Compare to YALI0B14949g, similar to uniprot|P15442 Saccharomyces cerevisiae YDR283C Protein kinase GCN2), yielding MELQELQENEAEALKAIYMDDFVDTTKSSAWNKTPSPSFEIHMRSTDPDAEDALSSLTLQVELTSTYPKTVPVIRIKNPKNILASQVAKLEKWIAATCKELIGAEMIFEVTSYIQERLEDFQQKVSTASLEEERQMKIEKQQEQLRKQKSDEAKKREQENAEEDRVLEMMVVEELKRRKQRDDEAQKALTAERQLSNGGPVMADCIEFDRITTISRAGHPAISFRRVGGQIPVRGYSFGNNFLVRPVTDPPTDISLLLTEVRLQGTYWIQAEGKKMIQLLESDLDNLRKFRHENVISLYDHKFQRCPDTSGWTLYLLSEYSPGGTVSDLLDTVGTVSLKVTRVWAIQLLEALEAIHKAGLVHKSVNVDTVVLFRNAEIGETVVKLGYTVFGQRLNEMNSACTFDMTASVSSIQHDSDAWSPPELVQQSGNKQTRKTDVWALGVMLLQTFMGKQVTSEYYGPTDVINSLDLGDSLEEFLRKMFMPSPKKRLSAFELLPCEFLRTGVDSPVKLACASSSGGKRGRGRSMSTDGRPHRDSMSGLSMSRYAQDFEETVLLGRGGYGVVVKARNKLDGRFYAIKRVQHTADKLTSILTEVMLLSRLNNQYVVRYFAAWLEESYDYQDESAIEDYDSEEEWSESVSRVETSVSAFPARLNGSYDQDTFDELSMNASVDFISNSLHREYPEIEFGVSSEDDEDRESDDSDSEDETSSGSVSTSSPINSRHKTTVKTLVGKAALAELRDSPRHKQDKSLVKSTLFIQMEYCEKHTLADLIKQNLSSKPEDCWRLFGQILDALSHIHSQGIIHRDLKPMNIFIDSSGNVKVGDFGLAKNIHTGTSLVGAGAGTGGSSSQYTGEDMTGDIGTTLYVANEVLATGGEANYNEKVDMYSLGIIFFEMVFPMNTAMERVYILRDLRNPKVIFPPAFEASKYNEPRKIIRSLLDHDPSKRPSAQQLLASGILPIPNKDKTIKEVIRSLVDPSPSSPWLSQVCRALFSRPLKTAQVFLYDRAIAGEGSKSDSRDSLLQAQMIEQIEATFRNHGAIKVNNRPLLFPKSLIYKSPNVVSVLDQAGTILQLPFDLTLPHARMLAKGQTYYHKSFCCDYVYRADENNVVSHPRRFGEIDFDIVTQDSTDLPLYDAEAIRVLDQVIQLFPSFKNNNVVIYINHWDILQTILDSCRIGQAQRAVALRLLDETGQAPARQVVKEELRTKYSVGATALDDLESFGFRDDIDKAEQRLRKMIEGSEHTTRLTESFLWIRKVSTYLKRFGCTRRVYVAPLSNYNEDFYRSGLMFQAVVEDTAPQKRTSILAVGGRYDRLITRFRHESLDRGVPRTHAVGFNLAWESIFDSMKAYRDALMKKQKKKGTVQVLSTSTSSSALELQRWYPSRCDALVTSFNSNTLRTVCLDVLKDLWGAGIRADLCRDCSSSEELVARAQSEGINWIIIVKQHSGYSSAAAAYKPLRVKNVARNDDTDIDRDGIVGHMMTELNERGGSYSNTNALAPPSLSVPHDPSPPASIVDTSDIYATNKVSVITNEWNKSKSSKRTNQWNDEEERALRHTRSLVHDIQEAPIFTIDVKEDILDAISVTSLASFDEWRRKVIGIQPSHKPYLAKIYNQLVKLKETRSTALLYSPKADKLILYNLRK